The following DNA comes from Mycobacteroides immunogenum.
GCGGCAGAGCTCCTCGAGCTGCGGGATGAGCTTGCCACCGGGCGTGGCAGCGGCGGCGTCACGATCACCGAGGGTGAGTTCTCGATGGCGCAGTACTCCACATTCCTTGCCCAAAATGCGACGTCAATAGCCGACTTCCGCAATCATCAACGCGCGGCATACGCGGCCGAACGCGAAGCATGGAGCACTGCGGACGAATTCGCCCGGGTGTAGCAAGTGAGCGCCCCGAACCCCTCGTGCACGAATCCCGGGGCGTGTCACTTTGCTGTCCGAATTAATCATCCCACGGCTACCAGGGTCAATACACTTAGATACGCAGTCTTTTTGCGCAACCAAAGGTAATGACTTTGCCTAATGAATTTGGCGCCTTCATCAAGTCGGCGCGAGAGCGGCATGACATGACCCAGCTGGGTCTCGCGCATGCCACGGGTTTCAGCCTGAGGTGGATACAGGGTGTGGAATCGGGTGTACCGCCAAGCGCCCGTGGGCTGCGGTCGCTGGCGGAAGCACTACAGCTGTCACAGTGGGAAAGCGGATACTTGCATCTGCTCGTGCACAAGCCACCACCGGTCCCCATCATGAGCGCCCCTCCGGCAGATATCTCCGACTACCTCGAGTCCGTCAACCCGAACCCGGCAGCTTTTCTCACGCCGGCATGGACGATCATCAATGCCAATTCGGAGTTCCTGAGGCTCTTCAAGGGACTGTGGATTTCACCGAATTTTCTGTACTGGCATTACATCGGGCGCCGAACCCCCGAGATCGTGCTCGACTGGCAGTCCTCATCGGACTGGCTGATCGCGTGGCTCCGCCTGAACATGGCAATCACCCCAGACGATCCGGACCTCATCGAGTCGATCGAGAAGCTGTTGAAGATCGACACCTTCGTCCATCAATGGGAGAACAACGTGATCCCGCCGGATCCTTCCGCCTGTCAATGGACGGTGTACGACATCGACAACGCCACGACATTGAGCATCGACATGCGGGTCTGGCGGGCCGGGCTGTCCTCCGGCATCATGCTGCTCGGCGCTATACGGGCAGTAACTCCCGCATGAGTCCCCGTACCAGATCCAGGGTTTGGGGATCCTGCACGATGCTCAGCGCCTGAAACTGCCGCTCGACAGTGCCAAAACGTTTGGGGCCACCCAGGTTTTCGTAGACGTTGTGTCCGTGCGCGAGCGGTATGTAGAACTCGCTGCTGCCGTGGACAACCACCGCCGGGCAGGTAACGCCGCCCAGGTTCTCGGTGACGCCCGGACGGCCGAGCCAGGCATCTGCCATCACCTGCACCTGTTGCCAATCGGTGCCGCGCCATCTATCCATCAAATCCGCGGCGGCCTGCGATGATCCGGTCGCGGCCTGAGCGATGCGCGCAAACTCGGAAGCCTGCGGCCCGGACTCCTTCCATTGCGCTAAACCGACACTCAGCGAGGCGATCTCGCCAGGGTCGGTGGGGTATGCGGTCGCACCGATAAGCAGTAGACCCACCACCCGCTCCGGTTCCAGCAATGCCGCATGCATAGCGATGGTGGCACTGAGCAACTCACCGGCGAAGATGGCTCGCTCGATTCCCAGCGCCGACGCCAAAGCCAACGCGTCCTTGGCGCACTCGGTGAGCGCGAACGGCCTGCCATCGAACCTCGTGTCACCGTGGCACCGCTGGTCGAAGGCCACTACGCGGTAGCCATCTGCCGCAAGCACATTCGCCAGCGGGATCATGTGCACGGCGTCGAGGAACATCGGGTGAGACAGCAAGATCGGCGGTCCGTCACCGCCGCTGTCGGTGTAATGAAAGGACTGGCCGTTCACCGATACCGAAGGCATACGCCGACGCTACCGCCCGAGGGCATACCGTACGCACACAATCGGGCTGGGATCGGTGCGTGCGGTATGCCCTCGCACGGTGGGGTGGCTACTTGGCCTTGTACTCGTAGAACCCGGCGCCGGTCTTCTTGCCGAGACGCCCGGCCTCAACCATGCGGAGCAGCAGTGGCGGCGCCGCGTACAGCGGCTCCTTGTACTCGTCGTACATCGAGTCGGCGATGAGCTTCAGGGTGTCCAGGCCGACCAGATCGGATAGACGCAGCGGTCCCATCGGGTGCGACAGCCCCGCCACCACGGCCTTGTCGATATCTTCGACTGTGGCGAAACCGGATTCGGCCATCCGAATGGCGGCAAGTAGGTACGGCACCAGCAAGAAGTTGACCACGAAGCCTGAGCGGTCGGCGGCGCGCACAACCTGCTTGCCCAGCACCTCGCTCGCGAAGGTCTCGGTGCGCGCGGCCGCTTCTGGGGTGGTCACCAGCGTCGAGATCAGCTCGACGAGCGGCAGTACCGGTACCGGGTTGAAGAAGTGCAGGCCGAGCACCCGGCCCGGATTCTTAGTCGCCGCAGCGATTTTCATGATCGGGATGCTGGAGGTGTTCGACGCCAGCACCGCGTCGGGATCCGTGATCACCTCGTCGAGCTTGGCGAAAATCGAGGATTTGATGGCCTCATCCTCGATGACGGCCTCGATGACCAGCTGACGATCGGAGAAGTCGGCCAGATCGGTGGTGAACTTCAAGTTCGCGACGGCAGCATCGCGCTCACGCTCGGTGATCTTGCCGGCTGACACACCGCGATCCAGCGACTTGGTGATCCGGTCGCGCCCCGCGGTGGTGAGCGCCTCGGTAGTCTCGAACACCAGCACGTCGACACCGGCGCGTGCCGACACCTCGGCGATACCGGCGCCCATCTGCCCCGCGCCGATGACTCCTACGCGCGTGATTCCATCCGTCATCTTCGTGCAACTCCCTGAACATCGTTGTTAGTTTTGGTCGTATCTGATGGTCTTCGCGCAAGCGGCTCATCCATCCAGCACACAGGCCCCGCCCAACGGGATACGTGGGCGGGGCCTGTGCTGTCAACTCAGTGGGTCACACCGAGAGTCATTTCTTTCCGGCGAGTAGACGTAAAAGCTCGTGTCTCCCGGGTGTGTCGGGTGCATTTACGTCTACTCGGCAAGGGAACCAGCGGGCTTAGTGGAACTGGCCCTCTTCGGTCGAGCCCTTGAGCGCTGCGGTCGAGGTGTTCGGGTCGACCGTGGTGGCGATCTTGTCGAAGTAACCGGCGCCAACCTCGCGCTGGTGCTTGGTGGCGGTGTAACCACGGGCCTCGGAAGCGAACTCGCGCTCCTGCAGGTCGACGTAGGCCGTCATGCCCTCGCGGGCGTAGCCGTAGGCCAGATCGAACATCGAGTAGTTCAGGGCGTGGAAGCCGGCCAGGGTGATGAACTGGAACTTGAAGCCCATGGCACCCAGTTCCTTCTGGAACTTGGCGATGGTCGAGTCGTCCAGGTGCTGCTTCCAGTTGAAGGACGGGCTGCAGTTGTAGGACAGCAGCTGGTCCGGGAAGTCAGCCTTGACGGCCTCGGCGAACTTGCGGGCAACCTCGAGATCCGGCACACCGGTCTCCATCCAGATGAGGTCGGCGTAGGGAGCGTAGGCCTTGGCACGCGCGATACAGGGCTCGATGCCCTTCTGCACGTTGTAGAAGCCCTCGGAGGTGCGCTCGCCGGTGACGAACGGCTTGTCGCGCTCGTCCACATCGGAGGTGATGAGGGTGGCGGCCTCGGCGTCGGTGCGGGCGATGACGACCGTCGGGGTGTTGGCGACGTCCGCGGCCAGGCGAGCGGAGGTCAGGGTGCGGATGTGCTGCTGGGTGGGGATCAGCACCTTGCCACCGAGGTGGCCGCACTTCTTCTCCGAGGCCAGCTGGTCCTCCCAGTGGGTGCCGGCGGCACCCGCGGCGATCATGGCCTTCTGCAGCTCGTAGACGTTCAGCGCGCCACCGAAGCCGGCCTCACCGTCGGCGACGATCGGCACGAGCCAGTTGTCGACGCTGGTGTCACCCTCGACGCGAGCGATCTCGTCGGCGCGCAGCAGGGCGTTGTTGATGCGGCGAACCACGGCCGGCACCGAGTTGGCCGGGTACAGGCTCTGGTCCGGGTAGGTGTGGCCGGAGAGGTTGGCGTCACCGGCAACCTGCCAACCGGACAGGTAGATGGCCTTGAGGCCGGCGCGAACCTGCTGAACGGCCATGTTGCCGGTCAGGGCGCCCAGCGCGTTGATGTACGAGTCGTCACCCTTGGTGACGGCGTCCCACAAGATCTCGGCGCCGCGGGTGGCCAGGGTGTTGGCCTCGACGACGCTACCCTGCAGCTCCTCGACCTGGGCGGCGGTGTAGTCGCGGGTGATGCCCTTCCAGCGGGGGTTGGTGTCCCAGTCCTGCTGGATTTCGGCCGCTGTGCGCGGCTTGCCGACATTCGACATTGGTGCTCCTCTGTTACTTGCCCTGACGTTTGGCTGTCCGATTTTCTGCCACGGACAGATTGTTAACGCTCAGGCACGTTCACTGCGTTGACTGTTACGACGATGTCACAGACCATATGCGCAGGTCCACCCGTTCCCGCTGCCAATTTTCGCTAGGCATTGACAGTCTTTTGCGAACCTTGCGAAGCGGCTAATCGTACGCCCGTACTGTTGCTACCGGCCGGTAACCAACAATCCCCTGTTCAGAACGCTCATACTGTTAAACGACCGACACCGTGTCTAGTTATCGAGCGAAGATCGAGGCGAGGGCCTTCACTTCGTTGCCAACGACATATGTGAGCGTCGTTACACTGCGGCCGGAGACGCCTAACTCGGTTCCGTCCTCATAGACGTTCGTGATGATCTCGAGCTTGTCCCCCAGCGAAACCGCGGAGTCATGCTCAAGGCTTACCCGGAATGGCGCGGTCCGGCTCTCGGGCTCCCGGGAGAGGTGATCCTCCACGATGCTCCAGTACACGGAGTTGTTCATGTGATCGAACAGATCCATATCGGTATAGCGCACCGGGAACTCCCGGATATCTGTCGCGGTCTCGCGGCTCCCGGGCTTGTTATAGGGCTTCCACCGCAGCCGATCGACGTCGGTCGTCGACGCGACGGTGGCAAGGAAGTCGTCGTCGATGCGCGCCGGACCCTGCGTCTCGCGGCTGACGTGAAGCCAGAACGCCTCGGATTCGACGAGCCCGCCGTCCCGGCCGTCCAGTCGCACCCGCATCTGGCACCACCGATTGGAGGTTGCCGAACACCACCGGCGCAACCACAGTCCCTCCTTGAAATCGATCGGCTTGATGACGTCGATCATGGTGCGGCGCACGATCCACAACGGGTGGGTCTCCTCCGCCTCAACTCCGCGCAGGTGATCCTGGCCGATGTCCTGGATGTGCCGGGCAGCCCCGTCCAGCCGCAGCCGCCCACCGGAATCGACATCGGCCATCCGCACCGGCCACCGGCCCTCGTAGACGTGGGGATGCGCGTGGGGCACGGGCATCATGTCCTTGTCGAGGCCGGTGCTCGGTTCGGTGCTCACGCCCCGATCATCACATACCCACCGGCTACCCCACCTGACCGCTCATGCCGAAACGGCGGGGGGGGGCAAGCCCCCCCCACCCCCCCCCCCCCCCCCCCCCCCCCCCCCCCCCCCGGGCCAAGGGGGGGGGGGGGCCACCCCCCCCCCCCCCCGCCGCCGCCACTACAGCCGTCCGGCGGTGAAGTCCGACAACAGCTGCGGCACAGCCGAATCGAACCCGGACACATCCAACTGCCGCGGATCTGCCGGGTCCGCGATCGTGTTACGAGCGCCCGTCATCGCGACGACCACCAGACGGGTATCGAGCCCCATCCGCTGCCGATACTCGGCGAGCGCCTGGTGCGGATGAATGTCGCCGTACCAGGTCTCGTTATCTGTGTAGATGTGAATCGCGTCGAACTCCAGGCGGTTCTTCAGCGCCCACACCATCGGCAGCGCGCAGTCGGTGCCACCCATCGGCAGCGCGGCCGTGTACCGGCAGACATCGTCGAGCCGGCGCCGTGCAGTGATGTCGAGCCGCTGGACGGCCGGCTTGCGCCAATCCGCACCTGCGGTGAAACCGATTGCCTGATAATCGCTTTCGATGCTCGCGGACACCAGCGCCAGGGCCGCCGACGCCTCCCGGCAGCTCAGCGGCAGCCCCGAGATCCGGCAGTCCATCGACCCCGAGATGTCCAGTGCCAGCAGCACACGTCCACCGGACGGCTCGACCGCACCGTATGCGGCGTAGAACGCCGCGTCCAGCGCATCGATGATCCGGGGCTCCGGAGTCCAGGTGCTCGCACCGCGGTCCGAACGCCCCGAGGCATAGGTGCGTGCGGCCAGCAGGACGTTCACCGGGTGCACCCGGCCCTTACGCAGCCGGGCGCCATCCTGCAGCTGCGCGCCCACTGCCGCACCGGCAGAACCCGACAACAGACCCAGCCGGGTCAGGCGCGGCAGCTGACGCATGAGCGCCGTCTGCGGAACACCCTTGTCCAGCAAGGCCTCCCAAACCTCCGCGACGTTGAGCGCGGCATCGGGCAGCATCTCCCAGGACAGCCCGTTACCACGCCCGACGATCTGCGCCCATTGCCCGGGTGTGGTGGCCGACTGCGCGTCCAGGAAGTCCTGCACGACGGCGGGCAACTCGGCCGCGCCGGTGCCCCGGACCACGAACTCGAACAACGCCCGCCGATCGGCCGCCGTGGCCTTGGGGTGAGCCAAGCGCAACAGGTCGCGGTGCGTCCATCCATCCCGCTGCCGATACTTGACCACTTGGTAACCCAGTTGATCGACCGGCTTGTCCAGGTACCAGCTGCCGACCGACCGCCTCAGCGCCGGACCCCAGCCGCGGAACTGCTCGACATAGTTCGCGAACTGGAACAGGTGCGTCCCGGTACGCGCCACCCTGGGCAGGGCGGCGCATGCCGCGCGACGGCCGTCGACGTCCTCGCAGGACGCCGCGATGGCCAGCGCGAACAGTGCCGGGTTCGGCTTGGGCGCACAGCCCGCCTCGGAGATCTCGACGATCCGCCGCACCAGGCCGATCGGATCCGTTGCGGCAGCGCGGAAGACCACATCGGCGGCCTCACGAGTAAGCGCCTCCGCCGAGGTGTAGTACGTCCCGCCCGATGTCCCGAGAGTGAGAAACCGGTGCAGCTGGGCATCCTCGGCCGTGGCATACGTGTATCCGCCGGCCGAGTTGGCGATCTGCCGTCCATCGGCAGGCCGGGACTGCGGCGTGCGCCGCCTACTGATCCTGCGCAGTACATCCATCATGGTGTTCTCTCTCCTTCCTCGGGTGGGGTGCGGGCGTGTAGGTAGTCACCGGATCTTGATCAGTGGGAGTGATAACCGGCGACTTCCGGCTCGCACCGTCGACCAGCAGGTGATGTGGGCATGTGAAGTTGCCGACCGGATTCGGGATTCGAACCCAATAGCCAGTTGATAACCGGCCGACGTCCGGCCCACATCCCCCGCTGATCATGAAAATCGTTTGGCCGCTTGCACGTGGCGCGGGCCGGAATGGATCGGTTACCTCAGGAGCGGGAAGCCCGGGTTGGAATCCCGGCGGGTCATTCGCATGGGCCCGTGGTGTAGCTGCCAGAGCACGCCCGCCATCGTGTCGGTGCATGCGCACATGCCCGCGCCACAGTGCAATCGGTGCATGCGCACATGCCCGCGCCACAGTGCAAGCGGCCAAACGATTTTCATGATCAGCGGGGGATGTGGGCCGGACGTCGGCCGGTTATCAACTGGCTATTGGGTTCGAATCCCGAATCCGGTCGGCAACTTCACATGCCCACATCACCTGCTGGTCGACGGTGCGAGCCGGAAGTCGCCGGTTATCACTCCCACTGATCAAGATCCGGTGACTACCTACACGCCCGCACCCCACCCGAGGAAGGAGAGAGAACACCATGATGGATGTACTGCGCAGGATCAGTAGGCGGCGCACGCCGCAGTCCCGGCCTGCCGATGGACGGCAGATCGCCAACTCGGCCGGCGGATACACGTATGCCACGGCCGAGGATGCCCAGCTGCACCGGTTTCTCACTCTCGGGACATCGGGCGGGACGTACTACACCTCGGCGGAGGCGCTTACTCGTGAGGCCGCCGATGTGGTCTTCCGCGCTGCCGCAACGGATCCGATCGGCCTGGTGCGGCGGATCGTCGAGATCTCCGAGGCGGGCTGTGCGCCCAAGCCGAACCCGGCACTGTGGCGCGGGCATGTGCGCATGCACCGATTGCACTGTGGCGCGGGCATGTGCGCATGCACCGACACGATGGCGGGCGTGCTCTGGCAGCTACACCACGGGCCCATGCGAATGACCCGCCGGGATTCCAACCCGGGCTTCCCGCTCCTGAGGTAACCGATCCATTCCGGCCCGCGCCACCTGCAAGCATTCAGTTGTACGGGTGGCGCGAGCATGTGAGCTGCCGACCGAAGTCATTGCTCTACCAAGCTGAGCTACAGGATCCCTGAGACCCTGACGGGATTCGAACCCGCGACCTATGAATTAACAGTTAACCGATCCACATCCGGCCCGCACCACCCGTGTGCTGTTGTTCGTGAGAAACTGTACGGATATTTCGCCTACTGTCCAAGGGATTATTTGACTTCTTCGGCAAACTCCGCGCGCCCGCGGTCGGCCTGCTCGCGGAGGACCTCGCAACGATCGTCATTTACGTCGCCGTCAACTTGATCTATCGCGACCTGCTGATCACCTGACGGCCGATCCCGCACCGAAAGGCACATCACCGCCGCGACCACACATAGCCCGGCGGCCAGCCGGAAGGCCGTGTCGTAGTTGCCCTGTTGATCGCGTAGCCATCCCGCACCTGCCGCCGCCACCGCCGCTCCGAGCTGGTGCGAGGCGAACACCCACCCGAACACCACGGGTGTGTGCTCACCAAAGTAGACGCGGCACAACGCGATGGTCGGCGGCACGGTGGCCACCCAGTCCAATCCATAAAAAATGATGAACACCCAGGTGGACGGCTCCGCCCGGGGAGAAAGCAGCGCGGGCAACAACATCAGCGAGATACCGCGGCCAAAGTAGTAGATGCCCAACAGAATGCGAGCATCGACACGATCGGTGAGCCATCCCGAGAACACCGTCCCGGCCACGTCGAAGACACCGATGAGCGCGAGCAGGCCCGCCGCGATCGTGGCAGGCATGCCATGGTCATGCGCGGCCGGAATGAAATGGGTGCCGATCAGCCCGTTGGTGGTCATCCCGCAGATCGCAAAGCTTCCCGCCAACAGCCAAAACACCGGCCGCCGGGCGCCTATCGCCAGCCCCTGCCAGGCCGCACCGAATCCACCCGACAATGCCGCCGGCTCGTCAGCATCGGCACCGTAGGGGCCAACGCCCTTGTCCGCAGGCCGGTTTCGCATAAAAAGTGCGACAAGGGGCACCACGGCAAGCGCGGCTGCCGCAACGATCACCGATGCCCAGCGCCAGCCATAAGCACCGGTCACCACAGCCACCAAAGGCAAGAAGATGAGCTGCCCGGTGGCACTGGCGGCCGTCAAGACGCCGGTGACCAATCCACGCCGCGCGACGAACCACCTGGTCGCAACGGTCGCCACGAAACCCATCGAGATCGACCCGGTTCCCACGCCCACCAGCACACCCCAGAGCACCAATAGCTGCCACGAGGCCGTCATGAAGATCCCGAGGAAGGTGCCCACCGCGATGAGGGTGAGCGCTGCCGCCAGCACCGGACGTATCCCGAGTTTGTCCATCAACGCGGCGGCGAACGGGGCGGTGAGGCCGAACAAGGTCATGTTGACCGACATGGCCAACCCGATCGTCGCGTGCGACCACCCGAACTCGGCGTGCAGCGGGTCCATCAGAACACCGGGGACCGAACGGAATCCGGCGGCGGCCAGCACCGCGACGAAGGCGACCCCGGCGATGATCCAGGCGGGATGAAGGTGGCGGCGGGAAGTCCCGGGCAGATACTGCGTCACCCGCCAAGGCTGACCGATGCCGACGGCTCTCACAATTGGCATAAATGCCAATAGGTGTAAAGATCGTGCCATGGTGCACACCGTGGTGGTGCTGATGCTCGAGCCACTGATCGGTTTCGACGCGACCATCCCGTCGCTGATACTCGGCCAGGCCGGCGCGGAGCGTTATCGCGTCATCACCTGCGGGCTGACCGCGGCACCGGTTCAGACCACCTCGGGATACGCCATCACCCCGCAAGAGGGGCCGGCGGCGCTGGCCCTTGCGGACACCGTGATTGTTCCGGGTACTCAGTATCCGCCGTCGCGGGTTCGGGGTGAACTGGCCGAGGATCTACACGCCGCCTTCAACACCATCCGCCCCGGAACCCGCATGGTGTCCATCTGCACCGGGGCCTTCGTGCTGGGGGCCGCGGGCCTCCTCGACGGGCGCCGGGCGACCACACATTGGCATAAGGCCGGCGACTTCCGCGCACTGTATCCGCGTGTGCTGCTGGACGATACGGTTCTATTCGTCGATGACGGCAATGTTCTCACGTCCGCGGGTCTTGCCTCGGGAATCGACTTGTGCCTGCACATCGTTCGGCAGGATCACGGCACCGCGGCGGCCAACGATGTGGCCAGATACTGCCTGGTGCCGCCGTGGCGGGAGGGTGGACAGGCACAATTCATCGACCGCCCGCTGCCCGAATGCACCGGGGATTCAACGGCGCCCGCCCGCGATTGGGCGTTGGCAAATCTGACCGAGCCGTTGACGGTGCAGCAGCTGGCCGATCGTTCACGCATGAGCGTGCGGACCTTCAACCGCCGCTTCCGCGACGAGACCGGCCTCTCTCCGGGCGACTGGGTGCGGCAACAGCGCGTCGAATGTGCCAGGGCGCTGTTGGAGTCACACGATCTCGCGGTGGACGAGGTAGCACGCCGCTCCGGCCTCGGTTCGGCCGCGAATCTGCGGCATCACCTACGGCGCGGGTTCGGGATGAGCCCCACCCACTACCGGAAGACCTTCCGGGGCAGTTAGATCCGGCGGCTACACCACGCCCAGGCCGATGAGCAGCTGCCAAAGGCCGAGTACCGCAAAGATGACGAGCAGAATCTCCGAGCGCCGGGCCTCGGCCCATCTGTGCACCGGTTCCAGCACCGCCTGGGTTTTCGCCGGCGCGAGAACGTAGCTGAACAACGCGATCTCGAACAGAATCAATTCCACGAAGATGAACACCAGCACCGCGATGACCTGTGTGCCCATCGCGGCCCCCGAACCGACCACAAGCGTATCGACCAAGAGCACCAGCGGCGGCGGCGGCATGTACCCGATGCCGAGTACCAGTGCGACCCAGAGTGATCCGTTCTCCCACGCATTCTTTCCCCGGCCCAGAAGCCGTTGAATCCTGCCGCCGAGATCCTTGATCACACGCCGGATGGGACCGGCGGGCCGCGATGCGGCAGAGGGCTCTTCGTCCTCCAGCACCAGCACCGATGCCTCGCCACCGCTACCGCTCGCGACAGGCTGCGGCTCACGCTTACGTGCCCGCAGCCGCACCGCGATCCATACCGCGACCGCCAGCGCGAGCACGCCCGTGCCGAATTGCAACGGCTTGACCGAGCTGCCCGGGTCGGCCGTCGTCAGGTTCTTGGCGAACGACGCGAAGCTGGGCACCAGATGCAGCGCGAACAGCGAGATCACGAAGGCGGGCACGTTCACGATCAGCGCACCCACCCAGAACGCGAGCAGGTTCTGCACCGGCCGGGGCCGGGAAATCACCACCAGGACCAGGCCCAGCAGCATCGGGTTGAGCGACACCATAAATGCCAGCCCTAAAAGCTCGCCCCACATATCCGCGGCCCTATCCCATTCGTTCCAGCTCGACGAGCATGACTCAGAGGTATCCGAGCAGTTGCAGGTCCGTGGCGTATTTGGCGATGATCGGCGCAGATACCTGCGGGATGTCGTGGTCGGCACCGATCTTCGCCTGCCGTACCGCGGCGTGGAACCGATCGGCAGGCGCCATGGGTCCAGTGGACGGCTCCGGAGGCTTTCCGTCCCAGCCGTGCTGCTGCAGTATCCGCAGCATCTGGAGTACCGAGCCCTGGCGCTGCCGATCGGGCAAGGCAAGCAGCCCGGCCTCGAATCGAGCAACCCACTCGCCGAAGTCGCTGATGCGCTCGATCGGGTGACCGGCCTGGATCAGCCAGTCGACGTACTGATCGATACCGATGCCATCGTCATGCGGGTTCATCACGTGATACGTCTCGAATCCCGCAGGAGAATGCGCGGATTCACCCTGACCCACCGTGCCGCCACCCAGCGTGGTGATGGCCTCCGCGACGAACTCCACAGGGAGCCCGTCGAAATGGGCACGCTGTCGATTGCCGTCGGCGTCCAGCTCGTAGACGGAATGAGGCGCCACGCCAGTGGCCAGAATGCTCAGCACCATTCGGCTTACCGTGTCGGAGGCGTTCAGCTGCCCCGCATGGCTGGTATCGACCATGATCATGCCCGAGCGGAACACCGCCACCGGCAGCCCGAAGTGGTCGTGCGCCTCGCGCAGCAGCACCTCGCCCGCCCACTTGCTGTTGGCGTAACCGTTGGCATAACTGCCATCGGAAGGCCTGGTAGCACTGATGATCCGGATGTCGGCGTCCTCCAGGAACACCGACTTCTCGATCTCCCGGCCCACATCCGCGGTGGAGACATAGGTGTACGGCTTGAGTTTGGCGGTCAGCGCGAACCGGATCAGTTCAGCTGTACCCACCACATTCGGGCCGAACAACTCGTTGTACGGCAGCACGCTGTTGACCATCGCCGCGGAATCGACGATCAGATCCACGGATTCGGCCAGCCGCTGCCAGGTGTCGTGGTCCAGGCCCATGTTCGGCTCGGCCTTGTCACCGGCGATCACCTGCAGACGTCCGTCGGCCAGGTTCTCGTAGTAGTGCAGCAGTTCCTCGTCACCGCTGTCGAACGTCTTGTCCAGACGAGCGCGGGCTTCTTCATCGGAAGCGGCTCGCACCAGGCAGACCAGGGTGCCGTCCACCTCCTCCAATTCTTTGAGCCACTGCAGCACCAGATACCGGCCCAGGAAACCGGTCGCCCCGGTCAGCAGCACCGTCCGCGCCGCCGTGCTCGAAAGCGATTCGACCGGAGCGGTATTCAGTGCCGAAACGTCGAAGAACTTATCCAGCGTGAGATCACTGGCCCGTACCTCGGTGGCACCGGCCCCGTGCACAGTCGCGTAGCTGGGCCCGGTGGTTCCGGAAGCACGCATGGTGTCCAGGTGCACGCTCAGGCCGCGGGCCGTCGGAGACTCGAACATGGTGCGTACCGAGAGTTCGGTGTCCAGTGCGGTGTTGACGGCCGCGACAACCCGCATGGCCGAGATCGAGTCACCACCCAGATCGAAGAACGAGTCGTCGGTACCCACCCGCTCGATGCCGAGCACCTGGGCATAAATGCCGACGACTGTCTCTTCGGTCGCGGTGACCGGGGCACGGTAGTGCGCGGCGGCCTCGTACTCGGGTACGGGCAGCGCCCGACGGTCCAGCTTGCCGTTGACCGTCAACGGCAGCGCCTCGAGCTTCACCACCGCTGCCGGCACCATGTAGGTAGGCAGCTTCTTGGCCAGCGCACCGCGCAGCTCGGCCGGATCAATGCTCCCGGCAACAGCTTCGGTGACGTAGCCGACAAGGCGCTTGTCGCCGGGACGATCCTCCCGCACGACCATCACCGCCTGATCGACCCCGTCCAGCTCTGCCAGCGCCGCCTGAATCTCGCCAAGCTCGATACGGAAACCACGAATCTTGACCTGCTCATCGGCGCGGCCCAAGTACTCCAGGTGCCCGTCCGCGCCTAACCGCACCAGGTCACCGGTGCGGTACATGCGCGCGCCGGGCTCCCCGAACGGGCATGCCACGAACCGCGAGGCGGTCAGCCCGGAACGGTTCACGTAGCCCACGCCCACGCCGTGCCCGGCCACATACAGCTCC
Coding sequences within:
- a CDS encoding helix-turn-helix domain-containing protein; translation: MPNEFGAFIKSARERHDMTQLGLAHATGFSLRWIQGVESGVPPSARGLRSLAEALQLSQWESGYLHLLVHKPPPVPIMSAPPADISDYLESVNPNPAAFLTPAWTIINANSEFLRLFKGLWISPNFLYWHYIGRRTPEIVLDWQSSSDWLIAWLRLNMAITPDDPDLIESIEKLLKIDTFVHQWENNVIPPDPSACQWTVYDIDNATTLSIDMRVWRAGLSSGIMLLGAIRAVTPA
- a CDS encoding alpha/beta fold hydrolase, coding for MPSVSVNGQSFHYTDSGGDGPPILLSHPMFLDAVHMIPLANVLAADGYRVVAFDQRCHGDTRFDGRPFALTECAKDALALASALGIERAIFAGELLSATIAMHAALLEPERVVGLLLIGATAYPTDPGEIASLSVGLAQWKESGPQASEFARIAQAATGSSQAAADLMDRWRGTDWQQVQVMADAWLGRPGVTENLGGVTCPAVVVHGSSEFYIPLAHGHNVYENLGGPKRFGTVERQFQALSIVQDPQTLDLVRGLMRELLPV
- a CDS encoding 3-hydroxybutyryl-CoA dehydrogenase — encoded protein: MTDGITRVGVIGAGQMGAGIAEVSARAGVDVLVFETTEALTTAGRDRITKSLDRGVSAGKITERERDAAVANLKFTTDLADFSDRQLVIEAVIEDEAIKSSIFAKLDEVITDPDAVLASNTSSIPIMKIAAATKNPGRVLGLHFFNPVPVLPLVELISTLVTTPEAAARTETFASEVLGKQVVRAADRSGFVVNFLLVPYLLAAIRMAESGFATVEDIDKAVVAGLSHPMGPLRLSDLVGLDTLKLIADSMYDEYKEPLYAAPPLLLRMVEAGRLGKKTGAGFYEYKAK
- the aceA gene encoding isocitrate lyase, which gives rise to MSNVGKPRTAAEIQQDWDTNPRWKGITRDYTAAQVEELQGSVVEANTLATRGAEILWDAVTKGDDSYINALGALTGNMAVQQVRAGLKAIYLSGWQVAGDANLSGHTYPDQSLYPANSVPAVVRRINNALLRADEIARVEGDTSVDNWLVPIVADGEAGFGGALNVYELQKAMIAAGAAGTHWEDQLASEKKCGHLGGKVLIPTQQHIRTLTSARLAADVANTPTVVIARTDAEAATLITSDVDERDKPFVTGERTSEGFYNVQKGIEPCIARAKAYAPYADLIWMETGVPDLEVARKFAEAVKADFPDQLLSYNCSPSFNWKQHLDDSTIAKFQKELGAMGFKFQFITLAGFHALNYSMFDLAYGYAREGMTAYVDLQEREFASEARGYTATKHQREVGAGYFDKIATTVDPNTSTAALKGSTEEGQFH
- a CDS encoding acyl-[acyl-carrier-protein] thioesterase, producing MMPVPHAHPHVYEGRWPVRMADVDSGGRLRLDGAARHIQDIGQDHLRGVEAEETHPLWIVRRTMIDVIKPIDFKEGLWLRRWCSATSNRWCQMRVRLDGRDGGLVESEAFWLHVSRETQGPARIDDDFLATVASTTDVDRLRWKPYNKPGSRETATDIREFPVRYTDMDLFDHMNNSVYWSIVEDHLSREPESRTAPFRVSLEHDSAVSLGDKLEIITNVYEDGTELGVSGRSVTTLTYVVGNEVKALASIFAR
- a CDS encoding TROVE domain-containing protein — translated: MDVLRRISRRRTPQSRPADGRQIANSAGGYTYATAEDAQLHRFLTLGTSGGTYYTSAEALTREAADVVFRAAATDPIGLVRRIVEISEAGCAPKPNPALFALAIAASCEDVDGRRAACAALPRVARTGTHLFQFANYVEQFRGWGPALRRSVGSWYLDKPVDQLGYQVVKYRQRDGWTHRDLLRLAHPKATAADRRALFEFVVRGTGAAELPAVVQDFLDAQSATTPGQWAQIVGRGNGLSWEMLPDAALNVAEVWEALLDKGVPQTALMRQLPRLTRLGLLSGSAGAAVGAQLQDGARLRKGRVHPVNVLLAARTYASGRSDRGASTWTPEPRIIDALDAAFYAAYGAVEPSGGRVLLALDISGSMDCRISGLPLSCREASAALALVSASIESDYQAIGFTAGADWRKPAVQRLDITARRRLDDVCRYTAALPMGGTDCALPMVWALKNRLEFDAIHIYTDNETWYGDIHPHQALAEYRQRMGLDTRLVVVAMTGARNTIADPADPRQLDVSGFDSAVPQLLSDFTAGRL